In a genomic window of Gloeocapsopsis dulcis:
- a CDS encoding WD40 repeat domain-containing protein, protein MSLQAIVFTALQLSFSVIPLSTTQQFLLQAIPQLTISQKQPRIQNILATANAWRGKLSVDTISGGHARPIYTVKFSPNGQVLASGSGDRTVKIWNLGGKNLQYTLTGHKDWISSVAFTPNSQILASASGDKTIKLWDLKTGKIIRTLAGHKDWVSSVAFSPNGVILVSGSNDRTIKIWDIRTGQLLRTIADDGGVAAIAISPDGQLIATGTFRQRANLWSMKTGKLLHSLSGHARPVYTVAFSRDSKTLASGSNIGEVKLWNTSNGELRRTIAAHKKEVTAISFSGDGETFATASEDRVIRLWNMENGEVVRNLADHSQGITSVAFSHNGLNFATASKDRTIKIWRVSPAGPISQM, encoded by the coding sequence ATGTCTTTACAAGCAATTGTGTTTACCGCGCTTCAGTTGTCATTTAGCGTCATACCATTATCTACAACTCAGCAATTTTTACTCCAAGCAATACCACAGCTTACAATAAGTCAAAAACAGCCACGGATTCAAAATATTCTAGCAACGGCAAATGCATGGCGCGGCAAACTGTCAGTAGATACAATTAGCGGTGGTCATGCTCGACCAATATACACGGTAAAATTTAGCCCTAATGGACAAGTTTTGGCAAGTGGTAGTGGCGATCGCACTGTGAAAATTTGGAATTTGGGTGGAAAAAACCTGCAATACACATTGACAGGGCACAAAGACTGGATCAGTTCAGTGGCATTTACTCCGAATAGCCAAATTTTAGCAAGTGCAAGTGGTGACAAAACAATCAAGTTATGGGATCTCAAAACAGGTAAAATCATCCGCACGCTAGCCGGACACAAAGATTGGGTAAGTTCCGTTGCCTTTAGTCCCAATGGTGTGATTTTAGTGAGTGGAAGTAATGACCGTACCATTAAAATATGGGATATCAGAACAGGACAGCTTCTACGTACAATTGCTGATGACGGAGGCGTGGCAGCGATCGCAATTAGTCCTGATGGACAATTAATTGCCACTGGGACTTTTCGCCAAAGAGCAAACCTCTGGAGCATGAAAACAGGTAAGTTACTGCACTCCTTATCAGGACACGCAAGACCTGTCTACACAGTTGCCTTTAGCCGCGATAGTAAAACCCTAGCGAGTGGCAGTAATATTGGAGAAGTCAAACTTTGGAATACTAGTAACGGCGAACTCCGCCGTACCATAGCTGCTCACAAAAAAGAAGTGACAGCAATTAGCTTTAGTGGTGATGGCGAAACTTTCGCAACGGCAAGCGAAGATCGAGTTATTCGATTGTGGAATATGGAAAATGGAGAAGTTGTCCGCAATCTTGCCGATCACTCACAGGGAATCACGAGTGTAGCGTTTAGTCATAATGGTCTAAATTTTGCTACTGCTAGTAAAGATCGAACGATTAAGATTTGGCGTGTGTCTCCTGCTGGACCTATTAGTCAGATGTGA
- a CDS encoding malectin domain-containing carbohydrate-binding protein, producing the protein MTLNYQSDTLNRSFESNSNLLHSNSFNESQAELSTLSPLRQHSSIQAAVSGPEIEIQNLDNVPYSDRLVFSRIGSLSNPPDNGVHDTVTLRTKNLGTSPLRITGVPITGPWELLNNIQVPTTIAPGGQLDLRVRFKATSGNIHNGTLTIKSNDADEANKVVQLSGFWQSVSEGNQEPSLNEILKVFGYQTKVTGPGQKLNQNGLVQAVGDEVLSAYWQRANAAQPVSVRQLAAYHTQDKTATIFWHSKGSDATKVVFTHTGVDGQTLLPRKQNLVQPAQGSFAPNGAFGFKIDQEWSDPTKNNQLIDQQKGSPGPSGHHVRFWAARNRQGQVIPNTWIVAMDYSGINYDYQDNVYLVSNIKPETQAALYRINVGSNTSYTDSTGKVWSSDTGKGWFSPTNAPAENAGNVQIANTTSDKLYQTYRGKIANNTPLASRVINFNLPVSTPSNLEVRLHFAETYWGAPGKGPGGIGRRVFDVLAEGKLVMNNYDISKAAGGALNATMVAIRGVRVTDGKLTLTFKAEKDFPLISAIEVLRI; encoded by the coding sequence ATGACGCTCAACTATCAATCGGATACTTTAAATAGGTCTTTTGAGTCGAATAGCAACTTACTACACAGTAACAGTTTCAATGAGTCGCAGGCTGAGTTAAGTACACTTTCACCCTTAAGACAACATTCTTCAATTCAGGCTGCAGTAAGTGGTCCAGAAATTGAAATCCAAAACCTCGATAATGTACCTTACAGCGATCGCCTTGTCTTTAGTCGTATTGGTAGCCTGAGCAACCCACCTGATAATGGAGTTCATGATACAGTTACGCTCCGAACCAAAAATTTAGGTACTAGCCCTTTAAGAATCACAGGCGTGCCCATTACAGGTCCGTGGGAATTGCTGAATAACATTCAGGTTCCCACAACAATTGCTCCTGGAGGACAGCTTGATTTACGAGTCCGCTTTAAAGCAACGAGTGGCAATATCCACAATGGTACATTAACCATTAAGTCTAATGATGCGGATGAGGCAAACAAAGTTGTTCAACTTTCGGGTTTCTGGCAATCAGTATCTGAAGGTAATCAAGAACCCAGCTTAAATGAGATTCTTAAAGTTTTTGGTTATCAAACAAAAGTGACTGGTCCTGGACAAAAACTCAATCAAAATGGTTTAGTTCAAGCAGTAGGTGATGAAGTTCTTTCAGCCTATTGGCAACGGGCAAATGCTGCTCAACCCGTCAGTGTGAGACAATTGGCTGCCTATCATACCCAAGATAAAACCGCGACAATTTTCTGGCATAGCAAAGGTAGCGACGCAACCAAAGTTGTTTTTACTCATACAGGCGTTGATGGACAAACACTACTACCACGTAAACAAAATTTGGTACAACCTGCACAAGGTTCTTTTGCTCCCAATGGAGCTTTTGGCTTTAAAATTGACCAAGAGTGGAGCGATCCGACAAAAAATAATCAGTTAATTGATCAACAAAAGGGTAGTCCTGGACCTAGTGGTCATCATGTTCGTTTTTGGGCAGCTCGCAATCGCCAAGGGCAAGTCATTCCCAATACTTGGATTGTAGCAATGGATTACTCTGGAATTAACTACGATTACCAAGACAATGTTTATTTAGTTAGCAACATTAAGCCAGAAACGCAAGCGGCTCTGTATCGAATTAATGTAGGAAGTAATACTTCTTATACAGATAGTACAGGTAAAGTGTGGTCTTCTGATACAGGGAAAGGCTGGTTTTCACCAACAAATGCACCAGCTGAGAATGCTGGTAATGTGCAGATTGCAAATACAACCAGTGATAAGCTTTACCAAACCTATCGCGGGAAAATTGCTAACAATACTCCTCTAGCATCGCGCGTGATTAACTTCAACCTTCCAGTTAGCACTCCAAGTAATCTGGAAGTGCGATTACATTTTGCTGAAACTTACTGGGGTGCACCTGGTAAAGGTCCTGGCGGCATTGGCAGACGCGTGTTTGATGTCCTTGCTGAGGGTAAACTTGTGATGAATAACT